A section of the Deinococcus sedimenti genome encodes:
- a CDS encoding AEC family transporter yields the protein MLQALSNVLLPVMLVAGLGALVSARFPIDQATVARITLYLLSPALVLNVLLTTRVQAGEVLTLGAAYALTVAGSLLLGWLTGLRAPQAQRRSLAASVGIWNSGNMGLPIALFAFGQAGFAHATLLFLMSFVGMYVIAPVVYTARVRRPDQPPPSAGGMLLNMVRLPAVWMVALGVTLRALHLQPPEGLMRGVELLAQATLPMVLLSLGLQLGSGGWPRLDARVWLATAARLIGGPLLGLAAGLACGLRGEVLAVLVLSASMPTAVNALLIAREYGGDADTVARTAFLSTVLSVPTIAAVVALLPRLTG from the coding sequence GTGCTTCAGGCCCTGAGTAACGTCCTGCTGCCCGTCATGCTCGTCGCGGGGCTGGGCGCGCTCGTCTCGGCGCGGTTTCCCATCGATCAGGCGACCGTCGCGCGGATCACGCTGTACCTGCTGTCCCCGGCACTCGTGCTCAACGTCCTGCTGACCACCCGCGTGCAGGCGGGCGAGGTCCTGACGCTGGGCGCCGCGTACGCCCTGACCGTCGCGGGCAGCCTGCTGCTGGGCTGGCTGACCGGCCTGCGCGCCCCGCAGGCGCAGCGGCGCAGCCTCGCCGCGAGCGTCGGCATCTGGAACAGCGGCAACATGGGCCTCCCGATCGCGCTGTTCGCGTTCGGGCAGGCGGGCTTCGCGCACGCCACGCTGCTGTTCCTGATGTCCTTCGTCGGCATGTACGTCATCGCGCCCGTCGTGTACACCGCCCGCGTGCGCCGCCCCGACCAGCCGCCCCCCAGCGCAGGCGGGATGCTGCTGAACATGGTGCGCCTGCCCGCCGTGTGGATGGTCGCGCTGGGCGTCACCCTCCGCGCCCTGCACCTCCAGCCCCCGGAAGGCCTGATGCGCGGCGTGGAATTGCTGGCGCAGGCGACCCTGCCGATGGTGCTGCTGTCGCTGGGCCTGCAACTCGGCTCGGGCGGCTGGCCGCGCCTGGACGCCCGCGTGTGGCTCGCGACCGCCGCGCGGCTGATCGGCGGCCCCCTGCTGGGCCTCGCCGCCGGACTCGCCTGCGGCCTGCGGGGCGAGGTGCTGGCCGTCCTCGTGCTGTCCGCCAGCATGCCCACTGCCGTGAACGCCCTGCTGATCGCCCGCGAGTACGGCGGGGACGCCGACACCGTCGCCCGCACCGCGTTCCTCAGCACCGTCCTGAGCGTCCCGACCATCGCGGCGGTCGTGGCGCTGCTGCCCCGCCTGACCGGCTGA